gatagccgtgccgtgacagggtgcgttgaacatttccactgagaggacgggactatagccattgacaacagtgatgcccaacatacagcttgccatggaaaggagtaagaaggattggatgaagacagtaggaaagcagagagacggaagggacaaagcatctccattcgcttatctgaagttctcaccaatgaattgtataagtatctctatctttatcttttattcacatatcatccataaccatttgagtctgcctgactaagatttacaaggtgaccatagcttgcttcataccaacaatctccgtgggatcgacccttactcgcgtaaggtttattacttggacgacccagtgcacttgctggttagttgtgcgaagttgtgtttatgccatggtattgagcaccaagtctttggggccattactagggattatttgagttgtgaaaagtagtgatcacaatttcgtgcatcaggcggtgaagaagaagaaggtggtgGTGCGGTGATGCAGTGCGGTGCAGTGGTGCAGCGATATGTCGGTCTCCATTCTCTCCCCCCTCCTCCCCCTCTTTTCTCGTGCccccctttctctctctcccccctTTTGTATCCcgttcttttttcttttttatttattatatatttattttattttataattttttaatgagggataatttaataataaaaaaataaaaatggtaaaaatgatgattttaaaacaaactgaaacATTGGGGATCATTTTGTAGCAAAAAAAAGTTGGGGACGAAATCGATTTTTGACCTCTACGTtggggaccaaaatcatacttaacccttgattttatataatggattatgtttcgttcagTACTATACAATTATTTCACAATGAGTACGTGTTCACTTCATTATGTCCATTCATTTAGTATTACAATTGTTTCATCATAATAACATGTTTGGTTCATtgcacaattcaaaactcttcctctaaagaaagaggaaaagacaaaaaaaatatagcagcaacaacaaaaaataaagagaaaacaaaaaaatatagcagcaacaacaaaaaataaagagaaaacaTGTGAAGAAGGAGGAACacgaagaagaaaaaagatgCCGCGTAGACGAGCGtcagaagaaggagaaaaagcgcgagaggagaagaagaaaaagcacgaggaagaatagaagaagaagaaaaagtgcaggggagaagagaagaagaagagaagaagtgtaaggaaagaagaaaacagaaaaagagtGACTTAAAATTACTTGAATGAACTTAAATGACAAAATTGTTTCGACGGGTAGAATATCTCGTAATGAAAATTGTGAACAAATGTACTATAATCCCAGCCacgaaaagttaaaaaaaaaaccactCCTAATTACCCTACCAAAACCCTATTCTCACATTTCACATTTTAACCATCCCTTTTCACCCTATTGACAGCCGCAACCACATTCTCCCAAACCCTCTCATCGGCGCCACTCCCTCCATCACCTGCCAAACTCACCGACATTACTCTGACCCTCATCAGCCTGCCTCAGCGTTGTCGCTTCTCCTCTCAGCAGCCCCATTATCGCCGTCCCCCCACTCTCTCACCAGCAACAGTCATCTCCGAGgagcttcttcttcctcatctcCCTTCTCCCGCCTACGCTGCCGCACTCTTGTCCAGGTTGCGCCTCCGCCTTCCATGGGTGCAGCAGACCAAACAGCAGCAGCACCACCAAGCAAGCCGCAGTTCAACGCCAACTTCAGCAACATCATTTTTTACTACAAGAGGTTAGTGATAGTTTTGGTTTTATATTTAAATGGATGTTTATGCAATAGATACAGTGGTTCGGAATAGATGTTCTGAGATTTAGTTGAATTATTGGAAATTTTTTTCCTCCTATAACAAacaaacaacaaacaacaacaaagcattatcccactaagtggggtcggctacatgaatcaaacgatgtcattgtgctctgtcatgtatcatgtctacagagagaccgtttacatgtagatctcatTTGATCACCTCATGGAtagtcttcttaggtcttcctctgcctttcgccctttgtccatcttccatctcatccaccctcctgactggatgttctatcggtcttcttctcacatgtccaaaccacctgagatgcaattcaaccatctttttcacaatgggtgctactccaactctctcccttatatcttcattccttattttatccaatcacgtatgaccactcatccatctcaacatcttcatctctgccacactcagcttatgttcgtgctctcCTTTAcccgcccaacactccgtaccatacaggcatacagcatagccggtcttatagcggtgcgatagaatttacctttaagttttaaaggcacttttttgtcgcatataaaaccagatgcactctgccattttgaccaacctgcttggatcctatgatttacatcctgttcaatctctctattatcctgtatgatgcacccaagatacttaaaacttttaacttttcctaggatgttttctccaatcttcacctctatattgaGGTTTTTCCTTCTCAaactgaacttacattccatatattccatcttgctacggcttatgcgcagaccatacacttctaaagcttctctccataactccaacttcttatttaggtcttcccttgactctctcataaggacgatatcatcggcaaaaagaagcatgcaccatggcataggctcttggatgtgctctgtaagtacttccaagactaatgtgaaaatgtatggacttaaggatgatccctagTGTAATCCTATAACAATAGGGAATTCCTccgtcacaccaccttgagtcttcacactagttgtggctccatcatacatgtctttaattgcccgaatatatgcaatccttactctcctcttttctaaaatctttcataagacctcccttggtaccctatcatacgctttttccaaatcaataaataccatatgtagatcccttttattactacgatacctctccatcatccttcttaataggtatatcgcttcagtggtagatctttgtggcataaatccaaattggttctctgttacttgtgtctcttttctcaacttCCATTCTATTACCATTTCCCATAATTGGACTcaacttgaaaaaaaaacatGTGCCTGTGTACGGATGTTTGTTTTGATTAGATAATTGGTCTTTTGCTTTATTTCCTATGTGGTTTGTgagttaattaaataattcgTTGAAACTAATTTTGGTTGTGCTTGAATCAAACTAATTACATTTGGCTTAATTAACTAAGAAtgtaataattaaataaaggTTCTTAATTTGTTAGAtgtttattatcaaataaagcGGATATTCATTTTACTATGTATGCTGATAGTTCGATCATTTGAAAAGTGGATGTTTATTTTACTTATAATATTGGTCTTTTGCTTGATTTGCTGGATTTTGTATGCAAATGCTCCActagtttcttttgttaagtGGTTTCGGAGTAATGGAGAAAAACTGgattagataattagatttagTTTTAGAATCATACTTAAGAACAACTAGTATCAACATACAGAAATTAATAATTTACATATTGCCTTCTTGATCACCCTCTACACAATGTCCTTCTCTACCAGGTGAATTCTATAACTAACTTCATAGTTTCATTCATACTATGATTTGCTCTTCTTTCAAGCTTAAATGTATCGGTCTTTGGTTGCTGTTTCCGAAATCCATATCCGGATGCTTCTCAGGCACCGCTTTATGCGGCTTTGAAGTGTTATGGCTGCTCTTTTTGGAAGCAGGCACATCATGATTATGTTTTCCCTCGTAAGTTGTTATCACTGCTTTCGGATCCATTGAAGCTCTCTCGATGTGCTTTCGCACGTTGCACCCTGCACTTGTGCATTTGTAATAGCTCCTGTTCATGGAAATTCAGCATTAGGAAAAATTAAACAGAACTTGAATCCCTATATTAGAAGTATCTTATAAGGGGAAAAAAAGTGAAATCAGTTCAGTGCACAAACATCTCGTGTTAACGCAAGATCTGAAAAAAGACAGAGTGATTATTACCTTGGATGAGGATTACCCTTCACCACTTTCTGCCCATACTTGCGCCACTTGTAGCCATCATCCAAAAGATCAACTTCGCTTCTTGTTTGGACAATGATTTTGGGTTCTGTCACAGTCGTTTGATGTCCTTCATAAACCCCAACATCAATGTTCCTGCAACACACAAAGCTAGCCTAACACATGAAGAAACATAACTAGAAACCTGCATTTTAAATGATGATAAAAATGGTGAAACTGAAACTTGCCTTCTCTTGGGGTTTGGTTCAACATCATCTCCCTCCTCTTCCCGCATATCTACACCACCCAAATCTTCGCTGATCGAACAATCAGAAAAGCTTTTGCCAAAACTATCTGAATTTCCAACCCAACTCAACTCAGACTTAGGCTGAATGCTTACACTTTCATTTGAATCACTGTTATCTTTATTACGCTTATTGGAATGAGGCTTTTCATGGTTATGCTGCCCTTTATAGATGATTTCTGTTATGTGACCATCAATGGCACGCTCAACCTTTTTCTTCACATTGCAACTCAGATGTGTACACTTGTAGTAGCTCCGCGGAAACTCACTCCCCTTAACCTGTTTCTGTCCATATTTTCGCCAGTTATAGCCATCGTCCGCAGGCTTGTTGACCACCACGGACGAAGGCTGCTGATACTTCTTGTCAGCATTATTGGACATCTGAGAAGTTTCAAACATAGAtacttctacattcttctctgAAACATCATCTTCATCAATCTGCATTTGCCCTTGTGATTGTGCTATCACAGCTTCAGTGGTAACCTGTGCTAAAGCCTGCTGATGTGACATCCCAAAGGGGCtctgtatatgtatatattgaaATGAAGATATAATAAGAATGTCACGGTTGTTATATCCACTGTCCCTCAGGGAAAATAGATCACATTGATACATAACAATGAGAAATTTTCCCAGCAGAATGACCAGCATTGCTGCAATATTATGCATTATCCTGCATCCACTTACAATTGTATAATAAAAACCCAGTCATTATTTTCTTAGATTATAAATACTTAAAATGCAAAGCATTTGTAACACaattttttgcttgttttttttttgtctagCACATACTACAAAAATTGCAGTGTAAAGAGTAAAGACATAGCATTGAAATTCCATACTAATATGCTGTCATTTGTCTTCCATAGTCAACAAAAATTTGGAACAAACAAAGAAACCAAAAAACACTTTCTTTCTCCTTGTTGACTTCCAAGAAATTATTTCTTAACTTAGAATTCAGAAATTTCCACCACAAATGTCTTATCCGCAACTTTCTACTGTTTAATTTTTTGTTCGGCTAAAGCACTGTACacaaaaagatgaagaagagtTGGGACAATTTTCAGCTTTTAGCCCGCAACAGCAATTGACCAAAGCCAAAGATAAAGTCAAAAGTCAAAAGTCAAAACGCCGCCAGCACagtaaaaaaatgataaataataataatttcgcagcagagtttaattttgatttatccTAACAGTATAAAGATTTTGAGAGGATTATTCAATCagatttatatatttaaataaattttaattaacaaatttaaaaattagtaaattttgCTAATGCGATTGATTGTACGGATAGTTAGACGGTGCatgaaaaattaaattctataacaataataataagttGTTAATCCGACGAAGCACAAATCATTTCTGATTCCAATTACCAAATCTGTCGATAA
This sequence is a window from Arachis stenosperma cultivar V10309 chromosome 10, arast.V10309.gnm1.PFL2, whole genome shotgun sequence. Protein-coding genes within it:
- the LOC130954779 gene encoding probable WRKY transcription factor 4 isoform X2; this encodes MHNIAAMLVILLGKFLIVMYQCDLFSLRDSGYNNRDILIISSFQYIHIQSPFGMSHQQALAQVTTEAVIAQSQGQMQIDEDDVSEKNVEVSMFETSQMSNNADKKYQQPSSVVVNKPADDGYNWRKYGQKQVKGSEFPRSYYKCTHLSCNVKKKVERAIDGHITEIIYKGQHNHEKPHSNKRNKDNSDSNESVSIQPKSELSWVGNSDSFGKSFSDCSISEDLGGVDMREEEGDDVEPNPKRRNIDVGVYEGHQTTVTEPKIIVQTRSEVDLLDDGYKWRKYGQKVVKGNPHPRSYYKCTSAGCNVRKHIERASMDPKAVITTYEGKHNHDVPASKKSSHNTSKPHKAVPEKHPDMDFGNSNQRPIHLSLKEEQIIV
- the LOC130954779 gene encoding probable WRKY transcription factor 4 isoform X1, with the protein product MPTDSHSPARPTITLPPRPSLESFLSSAGISPGPMTLVSSFFADDYSPSPSSFSQLLAVTPSPLFTVPPGFSPSAFLFSPTNPQSPFGMSHQQALAQVTTEAVIAQSQGQMQIDEDDVSEKNVEVSMFETSQMSNNADKKYQQPSSVVVNKPADDGYNWRKYGQKQVKGSEFPRSYYKCTHLSCNVKKKVERAIDGHITEIIYKGQHNHEKPHSNKRNKDNSDSNESVSIQPKSELSWVGNSDSFGKSFSDCSISEDLGGVDMREEEGDDVEPNPKRRNIDVGVYEGHQTTVTEPKIIVQTRSEVDLLDDGYKWRKYGQKVVKGNPHPRSYYKCTSAGCNVRKHIERASMDPKAVITTYEGKHNHDVPASKKSSHNTSKPHKAVPEKHPDMDFGNSNQRPIHLSLKEEQIIV